In Osmerus eperlanus chromosome 4, fOsmEpe2.1, whole genome shotgun sequence, the sequence ATGTAACTGATTCACTAATACTGCCTTTGTCATGTCATTGATTGGCAAATTGAAAATGTCTGGACTTGTTTCTTCTGAGTGAGAAAGTCATATCCAAAAGCAATTTGTTTCCCACAAATCTCCCTTTTACAGCTGGTAGAACCAGAGAAAACATAAGTAAAATACTGTGAAGAATGATTAGTTGTAGTCCAGTTGTGATAAACTGCCATCCGAAAGTAGAGCCTGTCTGCCTACAAATTTATTTTATGTGAATATGCATAGTGTCTTTGGTCATAAAATCAAGGAAATTCAATGAACCCTTTGCCTTATCTTCAATTGTAGACACAACATTGATATCTGCTTTACAATGTGTAATTACAGTACATGGGATATCATTTCGTATTCAGGCAAATGTATGTCCATGAAACTCAAGACTTTAATTTATAATTCTACCATGTGATTTGTGATTCGACctatgatttacatttagtcattttagtcatttagtcattcatttctcttatccagagaagAAGCTTCCATTTAGAAGCTTCCATTTATCCATTTAGAAGCTTGTGTATAGTTCAAACAAATAACTTATATTGACTCTTTGGCTGAAATAGCTGTAAAAATCCAGTACCATGATTACGACATACATTTCAAAACTCTCGCATGTCTCAAACATAAATACATTCATTTTGTACagtaaatatgtatatatgcATACGTGCTATGTTAAGTATAGTTAACTGATGCCTGCTTCACTAACCGTGTTTGAGTATAGGTGCACATACTGTAAGTGATCCGTGTAAATACAAAATCAGACCCATGAAATATGAATGGCACAACCTCTCAAGCACATAGTCGGGAATGATGCCATGTCAATGATGTATTAAGGCAGACGCCTTAATACTCGATCTAATCACACCATCACTCTTCCATTACACTAGCACAGTTATATCTGCAACTTACCACCCCTACCAGACTAAAAgacatcatgcacacacactgcattgtCTCACATACACTATACACTCACCAAGACTTTAAATACACTCATTAACCGTCACCACTTATGACTATTTGAAGGGTGCTTTATAATTTTCATTTGGTCACCGAAATTGGAATCCTGTTTTCCTTATACGTTTTAAAGCATTTGAACATCGCATGTTGTACTCGTCTTTACATCTTGTTGCTCCATGCTATGTGTGATGTTTATCTCATCTCAGGATCAAGTGATTCCATCTCAGAATACATTATATGAAACTGACTCTGGGATGTTTGTATCATCCTTAATGTGCTCTTGTCTTGAAAAAAACGCATTATAATGTATATAGATATAAACACTATTAATTGTATTGGCCAATAAAATCTAGGAGTTATACAATGTATTTCCCAACTAAATCTCTCGAGGTGAAGgcaaaacaaaatacattttggaACAGAATGGAGATTGTTAGTGAATATCCATTTGGCTTGGCAAGCAAGCTATCTAGATCTACTATTGGGTGGGATGATCAGAGGGGTTGTTGTGCTCGTGCAACGCTTTGCCCATGCCATCCGTTTGAGCTTTTAGACAAATTCATGCTCTTTCATTCCAAAGACGATTTTGTTTAGTCCTTTTCCGATAGTCACTTCATTTGTATTCTTAACGGCATCTATTCATTGGTATATGTATAAAGTTTAAAGGCAAGGTGGCAAAACTATGGAAGTAAAATCCTCAGTAAGGGGTTAACAAATCGAAGCTCGACGTTTGGCTTTGCGCTTCATTAAAGCTATGACCCCATCTGCCTAGAAATATTGGCTCGTGTCGGTCTCATGCCGTTCAGGAGTTCAGTAAGGGGGTAGGCTATACGTTGACCCTTAAACCTTAAGCCAGTGACGATGCTATGTTATATTAGGCATACTGGGGGCATTGAAGCAATGTTtttgagagaaaagaaagaactaGAATAATCCCAAAATGTAGACTTGCCAGGCCCGTCCCCTGCGTGTTTTGTAGGCCACCTTGTACAATCAAGAAAATATATGATGCACGGTATTATAACACCTAATTTATCAATTAACATTACGTATTGCAAGACTGAATATAACATGAATATTTCTGGCTATATGACAGCAAGTAGAACTCATGTAGGCTTAGTTATGGAAAAGCAGCATGTCTCTTTACAATCATGCTTGAATCtctaaatatgtatatatttcaACAAAGGATCACTGTCCATTGAGAAGGCACAGATGGGACACCCACGCCGAAATGTGGACAAAGAAGGTTCTAACCGTAAGTCCTGTACAATTTTGGTCAGATCTCGAAGAGCCCATCCCTTCGTGGCAGTTAATTGGGGCCCCATGGGCCGACAGGACGCGTGCAAAAACCCTTATCCATGTCGAATCAACCTTGTTTCACAAAGGAACTAGCCACAGAATCCACCTTGTCAACACTATCTTCAACACTCTAAAAACAGTAGTAACTCCATTTAAAGTGTATAAGTAAAGTATACATTGTTATTATATAACAATGTAAAGTATACATTGTTATATAACCATACTAACACAACTTCACGCTAGACATTTTCATTCCTTAAACAATGCCATGCATTGCATCAAGTAGCTTCAATAAATCGGATTAAAGATGTATGGAGAGCGTATTTATTTCATGGCACGGTTAACAGATCATGTAAACAAGGTTATGGCTATATCCTTTTTAAAGTGTATGAGCTGTAACTGCATAGCGTCACAGCATCACCATAAAACAACCTAAAACATTGGCATTGTCAGTGTTGTTTGTCTTAAAATCCACCCCTTCCCCCACTCGGTCTTATGCAGATGGAAAAAGCCCAACGACGCCAAATCGTTTTTTAAAAGCTGACCAGCAACACGATGGAGCACAAATCAAAACCAAGGCATGCATTGGTTGGTTAGGGGGTTGGCGGGACATCGAACAAATGCGCGTGCAAAGCtccgctgcaagacccagtggcTGGGCTCAGACTACCATCTGTTGATCAGTCGTGGCGCGTGCCGAGCGCGAGTAACCAGCATCTGACTATTcaagaacaaaaaaataaaacatttatcgaTATCTGTATGTATTTTACAAGAAATTTACGTTAGTGCAAAATGTAATAGAATATTATTTTGATAGCCGTTGTATGAGACGCAAAAATAAAATCTAATAGGCTATTTGAACATAATTGGCTTAGCGTCCATAATGCCCAATTCTATTTGGGTATAGCCTTCATCCAGTTACAATATCTTCTTTTAACATAATTCCTTATTTAGTTTAGGCTAGGCTATGGCAAAATGATCACCCCCCTCATTCTTGTCTGACGCCCTTTTCCCCAAAATCGAGAGTCAGTTCCACAGGTAAAGGTCTTGGACAGATACATAGTGCGTTGAAAACATGTTGATGAGGACTTTCAAGCAGATGTCAATCCATACATAGCGTGGCTTGGGTATCTGTTTATTAGATGTCCATAGCCTACCTCAGAAAACCATCCACcccagtttacccatgtattggTCCTCGATCAGGATTTGGGTAGTCTAAACAAGTATCGGACACAATGAAACGTAGTCTAAGTCTCACAATAAGAACAATTTTATAGTAACTGTAACACTTGTCTAGGAATGCAAGGCTGAATACAAGATGTCATATAAAACGTTGTGGATTTTGAAGGAAACAAGTGTGAACGGATTATTAATTGACCTAATGAATGAAAATATAGCCTAATGTATTTAGCCACACCGTTATTAATTATGTGTAATAGGCCTACGTATACAGTTTGATTGCTTTTAAAATGGGTAGGCTATTCTTTATAGCTGCTAAACCTTTCAGACAAGAGTGAAGCGTTCCGCATATTTGAATACAAATCCATAGCCTATGTATTAACAAAGGTTGGCTATTCTAAAAAACCTGGTGTGGGGGAAAAGCTTGCAACACACAAAAAGTAAAACCAGTGAAATACCAGTGGTGTCTGGTTTATCTCTACAACATGGACCAGATGGTCTAAGGAGCGCCGGTTTGCTGTCCCAAAGGCATACCCCTCCTGCGTTGATATGCGCACAATAGTTGATAGTCCCTCCCCTCTGATGCCCCGGACTCATATAAATAGCAAAATCTCCGGCTGCCGGGCACACTTCAGCTCATAGCCTCGCAAAGAGAACATCTCTGAGAGACAGTACATCACAACGAAAACAACATGACACCAAGCGTCGCGTCTGAGACAAACGAGTCTCTCCCCTCAAGGTCCACCGTGGCACAGAGGAAAGAAGCAAACGAACTGAGAAAGGTAAGCGGAATATGTAGGACTACAGATTCCCCATCaatagccagtactttctctcaTCCAATTTTCGGAATTTTCCCAGTTCCTAATGTTCACTTTGTCTTTTTCCTTAGACTCTCAAGCCCATGTTGGAAAAGAAAAGGCGAGCACGCATCAACGACAGCCTTGGACATTTGAAGACCCTTATCCTGCCTCTTGTTGGCAAAGACAACGCTCGTTACTCGAAACTCGAGAAAGCAGATATTCTCGAGATGACCGTACGATTCCTCACAGATCTTCCTTCAACTCCAGTCAAAAGTGAGTTTCATTTCTGATCTATATGCTATGTAGGTATTCATTACTGCGTATTTTCATAAATGGTAATGTTATGATAAAAAATATTAACTCAACTTTATTTTTTTCAGGTTCAACAGATAGTTTCAAAGAAGGGTATAAAGCATGTCTCCAGCGAGTATCCGCTTTGCTCCCTAAAACGAACCTGGACAAAGACGCCTGCCAGCGTGTGAATGAGTTCATTCAGCAGTCCATGTCTACGTCTGCCACCCCAGCCTGTCAGAACTGTTGCGCCCAGAGTTCCAAAGCTTTCCCCCAGATTCAACAGAGACTGCGGAGCCTCAAAGCCAATCTTAGCTCCAGAGTTGAGAACCACTCACGCAGCAGCGGTTCTCTTCCTAACCGACCACAGCCAGTGCCACAAGCTGTAAATGCTAACATGTGGAGACCTTGGTAGATTAGACGTTGTTTCTTTACTTTAATGTGTATTATTTATTACTAAGAAAATGAATGCAGCTAATACTTAGCCTTAGAGATTAACATGAAGAAATTGAGTGATATTGGGAATATTAGCATTTGACTAACAATGTACATACTCAATGAAAATCCAAAAGAGCACAGATCTGATGAGAAAACGAACACTAAGAACTTTATTAAATGCAATCCTCTTTGGGGTTTCAAAGATATTGGTTGTAGACAACACATTTGTAAACCCCAAGGGttattttgtttgaggtttGCACTATTGACTTGAAGTATTTTGGTCTGTGCAAAAGACTGTCTGTAAACACTGTGTGTTGTAGTTGGCATATTATtttaaaacaagaaaacaattgtACTTCAAATGTTTAGTGTTTGACTACTGTCTGAATAAAAAAACAGTTCTGAAAAACAGTTGGGCATCTTGTCTCTTAAATGTTTTTGAATTGCGTAAAATAgttaaaataaacacatttcattAGATGATACGCGCGCCCATTTAGTCTGGTCGAACGCACGCTGAAAGCAGAGGGTTCTCCGCGCAGCTTTGGGCGCCATAGTTGTGAACATTGAACCTCTGTTCTTCGCGCCCTTTTTTGTATATTATAATAAAAACGATTAAAACAGGCTTTGTATATAGGCTTCAACGAAAACAAGATGGTCTAATACATTTCAAACATTAAATAAGCACGTCCAAATAAATGCCATTCAGATTGGTGTAGTGATGTTAGCTATACTGCTCGAAAATGTACATCCCAATAAAACATATATACTAGCCTACATTTCAGACATGACACATTTCATAATCTTTTTAATTTTCCATGCAAGAGGAGTTGCATGTGCGTTATCTAGTGAATCCACACACATCGTAGGCCTACGCTACATgtttgaagagagagaagacactCATATCGAGAGTAGACACCATTTCACTTGTTTAacactggacaaacatgcatgtaTCAAGCTATCCTTCCACATGAGTTAGGCTGCGTTTTAAAATGaaaggctaaaggttttatttgTATATCTATGCTGAAGTAGCCTATATCCTAAAGCCTAGTGTAATTTATTGTAAATCATCTTTAAGGCTTCATTACCTTAAATAAAAACACAGTGCAAATTTGCTTTCATATTCATATAGTTTTGCTACATTTATC encodes:
- the hes2.1 gene encoding transcription factor HES-2.1, giving the protein MTPSVASETNESLPSRSTVAQRKEANELRKTLKPMLEKKRRARINDSLGHLKTLILPLVGKDNARYSKLEKADILEMTVRFLTDLPSTPVKSSTDSFKEGYKACLQRVSALLPKTNLDKDACQRVNEFIQQSMSTSATPACQNCCAQSSKAFPQIQQRLRSLKANLSSRVENHSRSSGSLPNRPQPVPQAVNANMWRPW